A genomic window from Gossypium hirsutum isolate 1008001.06 chromosome D12, Gossypium_hirsutum_v2.1, whole genome shotgun sequence includes:
- the LOC121224475 gene encoding L10-interacting MYB domain-containing protein-like, protein MVKTRNFVEGDSSLATKAVWDDELTLIFCELCVNEVNAGNRPTTHLNSKGWENVIALFQAKTGKNYGKPQLKNKWDTLKKEWRLWKELLKESTGIGWCPFKKTVDATEEWWAEKIQENPDFKGFKKKGIEPRLNELIWQMFGGIVATGENAWAPSSGVLPPGVPMGDDAPNEGFGDSDEHSNENEDIPPDEVPSNPSHEIPNRRKQTLGAVHGKGKKSSSSRKSSRNTLTTQIEKLCESMASPRKSVNEIIFPHSQYTISNAMDALRALGDEIPKRDELYYFATKMFQIPVKREMFLNLDPDDRVWWLRREYAKQNPIASFSSLVATSSFPFQP, encoded by the exons ATGGTAAAGACACGAAATTTTGTGGAGGGAGATAGTAGCTTAGCAACAAAAGCTGTTTGGGACGATGAGTTGACGttgatattttgtgaactttgcgtgaatgaagtcaatgctggcaatagaccgacaactcatctaaactcaaagggatgggaaaatgtcattgctctttttcaagcaaaaacgggaaaaaattatggaaaacctcaattgaaaaataagtgggATACATTAAAAAAAGAATGGAGGTTATGGAAGGAGTTGCTTAAGGAATCTACAGGTATTGGATGGTGTCCATTTAAAAAGACGGTCGATGCTACCGAAGAGTGGTGGGCTGAAAAAATACAG GAAAATcctgattttaaaggatttaagaagaaaggaattgaaccaCGATTAAATGAGTTAATATGGCAAATGTTTGGTGGCATTGTAGCCACTGGAGAGAACGCATGGGCACCTTCGTCTGGTGTTCTTCCACCTGGGGTTCCTATGGGAGATGATGCACCTAATGAGGGATTTGGTGATTCAGATGAACATAGTAACGAGAATGAAGATATTCCCCCTGATGAGGTACCATCAAACCCTTCTCATGAAATCCCTAATCGAAGAAAGCAAACACTTGGGGCTGTACACGGTAAGGGAAAAAAGtcaagttcaagtagaaaatcatcaagaaatacattaactactcagattgagaaattgtgtgagagtatggctagtccaaggaagtcagtgaatgaaattatttttcctcactctcaatatactatttcaaatgcaatggatgctttgcgtgctttgggagatgaaattccaaaaagagatgaactgtactattttgccaccaaaatgttccaaataccggtgaaacgagaaatgtttttgaacttagatccAGATGATAGGGTTTGGTGGCTTCGACGTGAGTATGCTAAACAAAATCCAATCGCATCATTTTCATCCTTGGTAGCAACATCCTCATTTCCCTTCCAACCATAG
- the LOC107953372 gene encoding triacylglycerol lipase 1 — protein MDKFPAFLLLPFLCFFHSLFLSDADVTGNSSDPGLTLSAESLCAQLIEPNGYFCTEHTVQTKDGYLLALQRVSSRSGDLKVQQGHPVLLQHGLFMAGDAWFLDSTEQSLGFILADQGFDVWVGNVRGTRWSHGHISLLDTDKEFWEWSWQELALYDLAEMLHYIHAITSSKIFIVGHSQGTIMSLAALTQPDIVEMVEAAALLSPISYLEHVSAPLVLRMVAMHLDQMVLALGLHQLNFRSDVLVNLVDSLCDDHVDCTDFLSSITGQNCCFNKTRMNFYLEYEPHPSSVKNLRHLFQMIRQGTFSQYDYGILKNLLIYGQFKPPAFDLNSIPKSLPMWMSFGGNDALADATDVQRTLEELSSKPELLYLDNYGHIDFLLSIQANRDIYDHMIGFFRSLEKSSSY, from the exons ATGGACAAGTTTCCGGcgtttcttcttcttccatttctttgtttcttccACTCTTTGTTTCTTTCCGACGCCGATGTTACCGGAAATTCGTCCGATCCTGGCCTAACTCTCTCCGCCGAGTCTCTCTGCGCCCAGCTTATCGAGCCCAATGGTTATTTCTGCACCGAACACACT GTTCAAACTAAGGATGGCTATTTATTAGCTCTCCAACGCGTCTCATCTCGTTCTGGGGATCTTAAAGTTCAGCAAGGTCATCCTGTTCTGCTTCAGCATGGATTATTCATG GCAGGTGATGCATGGTTTTTGGATTCCACTGAACAGTCGTTGGGCTTCATCCTTGCAGACCAGGGTTTTGATGTATGGGTTGGAAATGTTCGTGGAACACGTTGGAGCCATGGACACATATCTTTGTTAGATACAGACAAG GAATTTTGGGAGTGGAGTTGGCAGGAATTAGCTTTGTATGATCTTGCAGAAATGTTGCACTACATACACGCAATTACCAGCTCCAAAATCTTTATTGTTGGACATTCACAG GGCACAATAATGTCTTTGGCTGCTCTCACTCAGCCAGACATAGTGGAAATGGTTGAAGCTGCTGCTCTTTTGTCTCCAATATCTTATTTAGAACATGTCAGTGCTCCACTTGTACTTAGAATGGTCGCAATGCATCTGGATCAG ATGGTTCTTGCTTTGGGGTTACATCAATTGAATTTCAGAAG CGATGTGTTGGTTAACCTTGTGGATTCTTTATGTGATGACCACGTGGATTGTACTGATTTTCTAAGTTCTATAACAG GGCAAAATTGCTGCTTTAATAAAACTCGCATGAACTTCTATCTGGAATATGAGCCACACCCATCATCGGTGAAGAATTTACGCCATCTTTTCCAGA TGATCCGTCAGGGTACATTTTCCCAGTATGATTATGGAATCCTGAAAAACTTACTGATATATGGACAGTTTAAACCGCCAGCATTTGATCTTAACAGCATACCAAAGTCATTACCAATGTGGATGAGTTTTGGAGGGAATGATGCCTTAGCAGATGCAACGGATGTGCAGCGCACTCTTGAGGAATTATCGTCAAAACCAGAGTTGCTTTATCTCGATAACTATGGTCACATAGACTTCCTTTTGAGCATACAAGCAAATAGAGACATATATGACCATATGATCGGGTTTTTCAGGTCGTTGGAAAAGTCAAGCAGTTATTAA